From the genome of Sphingobacterium sp. UGAL515B_05:
TTACGCCCACTATTAAAATTTCGGAATTAGCGACAATTACTCCTGCATCTGGGACAGCAATACAGTTACAATTCGACAAACCAATTACCTATATTGTGCGGGCACAAGATGGTTCCAGCAAAAATTATACATTGGTATTCCAGTACAACCAGCCGCTGGTACAGGCAGAAATGAATCTGCTTGAAGGCAAATATTACCTTAGTTACCCAAAAAATGAGGATTTGGTAGTACGAGGAGAAAATATTTTGCCAGACGAGGCGCAAACCAAGGGCTATCTGGTCGATAAGGATGGAAAAGAGACCTTACTTTCTTTTTCTCAACCTCCAACATCTTTCATTGCACAATTTAATACTCCTGAAGATCTCAAACCAGGCAAATACCACATCAAACTGATCTCCGGACGTTACACGAAACTCACCGATGCTTTTGAGGTATTCTTACCAACATTATACAATGTCATAAAATGGCAGGATTATACTGGCAAAAAGGGCGGCGACCTGGTGCTGAACATAAACAGTAAAGAGACTTATGAACTTTATTTCAAGGCAGATTTTGACCATTTTATAGCGATTGATAACCTCAATAACGAATATACTATCAACAATGTAGTCTTTGATGTTGCAACGATGACGATAAAGCTATCCATTCCCGTATCTGTACAGGGAAACGCAATTAAATCCTTGAAGATGATGGATAAAAACGGGAACTTATTATCAGAAGGTGATTTTAACATCTCTTTAAATTAATTAATACCTTGCCTAAGATATTTTTGGCCGCATATTTTCGCTATCGTACAAAACCTTTAATAACAGCATGTTTCGCGGCACTGGCAGTATGCAGTTGCAACAAGAGCGCTTCTGTCCCAGAAGAGCCTACAGCTCCTACTTTCCCAGAAGAAACCTTACGTCAACAATATAGTAAATCGTTAACGCAATGGCCAGCTGCCACTTGGTACAACACTATCAAGGTACGTGAACTGGCCGCTTTACCCGAAAACCCATCGAAAGATAAGGCCGAGCTAATAGCACTTGGCAAAGCCTTATTTTTCGACCCCCGCACCGGTAATGGTATGAAGACTTGCGCTTCATGTCATAATCCGGACACCTACTGGATCGACCAAAAAACAACGGCAGATGGTATCGCACTGCATCACCGCAATACACCTTCTATGGAAAATGTCTGGTACCTGGAAGGCAAACTCTTCCACGATGGCCGCGCAATGACTTATCGAGAGCAGATTGCCGAAGCCATCAACTCCCCCATCGAAATGGGCGGCAATACAGCTGCTTTACCCGCTAAGCTGCAAGCTATACCAGGCTACCTCAGTTTATATGAGGCGGCTTACTCGAGCCAGACGATGAGCGTCGAAGGATTGCTGGATGCCATAGCAGCGTATTCAAGATCAATTAGCAGTGGTGAAACCGCCTTTGACCGTTTTATCAAAGGAAATTACCTGGCATTAAACGATGCACAGCTCGAAGGCCTCCATCTGTTTCGCACAAAAGGGAAATGCATCAACTGCCATAATGGTGCCTTCTTTACCGATCTTGATTTTCATAACCTGGGTTATGCTGTTACCAGCAAAGGTGCCTTGGACAATGGTCGCTTTGAGGCAACAGGACTGGAAACAGACAAAGGTAAATTTCGCACGCCGGGTCTGCGCAATGTGATCCATACTGCACCCTACCTGCACAATGGTAGTATTTCGAGCTTAGCTGAACTGATCAACCTGCTGAGTCAGGGCATGCCCCAAAAGGCGGGACAACAGATCAATGGCACCTTATCGCCGCATATCCAAAATGTCCGATTGAGCAGTAAAGAACAGGAAAATATCTTGGCTTTTTTGGAAAGTTTATCCAGTGTGCCAAGCAAAACAGAGCGACCTGTATTGCCCTAAAATAAAAAATCCCAAAGGGGATACCTTTGGGACATTTTGAATACTCCACAGTAGCGGAGGCATCAAAAATTAAATAAATTGGCACAAAATTAGGCTTTTATATTAAATAAAAAAGTAAAAAAGTATTAAATTTCAGATAATTATCCATTTTGTAGCGAATCAACTACAGGGATGAGGAACAAAATGCGCATCAAATAATGAGTCGAATCCGCCAAATAGTTGGTCTATTAGTTACAATAACTGCTATAACAGCTTGTCAGAACGGCAGTAAAACAACAACTCTGCCCGATGAACTTATTAGTCCAAAAACAGGAACAAAAAAGGAATTGACGCTCGACTCAATCTACCTGTATGCCAAACAGCTATACCGCTGGCAGGAATCTCTCCCTTCATATACCACATTTGATCCGCGGACGAAATATGCACAGATAGACCCCGAAC
Proteins encoded in this window:
- a CDS encoding cytochrome-c peroxidase → MPKIFLAAYFRYRTKPLITACFAALAVCSCNKSASVPEEPTAPTFPEETLRQQYSKSLTQWPAATWYNTIKVRELAALPENPSKDKAELIALGKALFFDPRTGNGMKTCASCHNPDTYWIDQKTTADGIALHHRNTPSMENVWYLEGKLFHDGRAMTYREQIAEAINSPIEMGGNTAALPAKLQAIPGYLSLYEAAYSSQTMSVEGLLDAIAAYSRSISSGETAFDRFIKGNYLALNDAQLEGLHLFRTKGKCINCHNGAFFTDLDFHNLGYAVTSKGALDNGRFEATGLETDKGKFRTPGLRNVIHTAPYLHNGSISSLAELINLLSQGMPQKAGQQINGTLSPHIQNVRLSSKEQENILAFLESLSSVPSKTERPVLP